A genomic window from Montipora capricornis isolate CH-2021 chromosome 8, ASM3666992v2, whole genome shotgun sequence includes:
- the LOC138059044 gene encoding voltage-dependent T-type calcium channel subunit alpha-1H-like — translation MSADNKSNINLFREEAFEKIQSNPTLSCKLKREAGTCYETKTAEQKVRGEYDVFKDFQTVAFFFLRSDSPPRNWFIRLVTWPYFERLSIFVILVNCVTLGLYDPSDPDCHTQRCQTLDTMEKVIYVFFLIEMLCKWMAMGLFGKMAYFTDPWNRLDCFIVAAGTFELIYNEGEYLSAVRAIRVLRPLRAINRVPSIRILVTLLLDTLPMLWNVLAICFFIFAIFGIVAVQLWGGVLRGRCFIDDRLPKNVSQSYNLSNFYEPSFDDPDFVCALPDVPGMQKCTSEFITPLKHKNGGQCSLTYEYHNKPLISNHSNDCVDWHQYYRECKQEGDNPAWGAIGFDNIFIAWVAIFQVITLEGWADIMYFIQDAHGFWNWIYFVILIVIASYFMTNLCLVVITTQFQETKQRENELLRASRRREGTSTSTIASSRYGKDGCWIEILKYIEHLFKRLKRRFQKRFNWKYCEDSNKRTRISKRRKRRKRKKKLVYHHHHHHHHHHHYHHHVYCTDPGCQSSNVLPGALNLTPNESCVDVQQSQGKQDKASTNRLTVPGQELSNGEQDSIGRPGGIPTISIITGSTCSVRKEPTSSSQGEMITTATAAVAVNGRSAAADIAAHTFLSAASLSSAAATATASAAAASAIHNVCTCAVEHVEEDIKVDYESECVYEESEESENELTDNEEAGDTSQKKKQWKRFRQLCRRNVDSKWFMYIIMGSIFLNTLSMGIEYHGQPSKMTEVLEILNYIFTAIFGLEMFLKLLGLGPYGYIKDPFNLFDGFIVIMSIVELFGDGNSSISVLRSFRLLRIFKLVRFLPALRRQLMVMIHTMDNVMTFLALLALFIFTASILGMNLFGGKYSFENEEGEYVTARANFDDLFWALVTVFQVLTQEDWNTVMYDGMRATSKWAALYFILLMTIGNYILFNLLVAILVEGFANQPEKTASTLSIKSEGSKQDEGYVACKDVSNPSSPQAPSLVCVSPRRSSTNVESASAHNQKTRNDETSAPMQRLRCSFPSLSPRCSMFRDECHVSAPASPTRISPRVTRKALSFGDTTTMVIVNPVQAERGSTTDEEMSAREDDETEVRIQDSSSCSYQRTAWALYIFSPSNKFRKLMIALYTNKWFDRVVLTFILLNCVVMALERPDLPDESELQKFINICMYIFLGIFTLEMLIKVIALGLWVGPGAYLRSTWNVMDGFLVVVSWIDVIVTLTTNTESSILGVLRVFRALRTLRPLRVISRAPGLKVVVETLITSLKPIGNIVLIAATFFIIFGILGVQLFKGMFYYCTEASDVNSRVDCLSKGHSWINKEYNFDNLAKALLTLFVFSTKDGWVTIMYDGIDAVGVDKQPIRNYNKWNVLYFVAFLLLAGFVVLNMLVGVVVENFKKCRAIIEKDRLAEKEKEKEQEKAKKRQAEADKEEAEEFLQPRRIFHRICTHGYFDLGISAVIVLNVICMAMEHYQQPQEMSDFLEYANYVFTAIFILEGVLKIYALGFKKYIKERWNQLDLIIILLSIVGIVLEEMDASLPINPTIIRVMRVLRIARVLKLLKTAEGIRKLLDTVAEALPQVGNLGLLFLLMFFIFAALGMELFGEIDCSGDVPCEGLGHHAHFKNFGFAMLTLFRVSTGDNWNGILKDIINKKRCAKDPSTGCSALEHIAPIYFAIFVLATQFVLLNVVVAVLMKHLEDAKEEISVTSSREGELENKLATKTDGDGEQDSCKDGQPNQGESVSEKEANNNASAAISTPVGLDRQGPNDSESSLSSFEYAVRSQPVSASSRHRLSPMNKTRSNWCANPATLRLPPIGSQSRAINKIGRSSEKVDSLTSGLPSPESEKSDTKSSDGHISPRAPIYVMSEDSTEIYDSNMEVDREPSKVFRPVNNCSATRSQSPHSSSEEEGQKKFFKKSFRKSDPKRAKSSGKRESKTTATVVPIPNTEPDKQEIKPVKPNARWATPAFSGVQPPGIRKDIKLEPSVTTKKDEDKSYEMQSYV, via the exons ATGTCAGCCGACAATAAATCAAACATCAATCTTTTTCGCGAAGAAGCGTTCGAGAAAATACAAAGTAACCCTACACTGTCGTGTAAACTTAAGAGAGAAGCAGGGACTTGTTACGAAACTAAAACTGCTGAACAGAAGGTTAGAGGCGAATATGATGTGTTCAAAGATTTTCAAACCGtggcatttttctttcttcGTTCCGACAGCCCACCACGAAACTGGTTCATTCGTCTTGTTACTTGGCC TTATTTTGAACGTTTAAGTATTTTTGTGATTCTTGTAAACTGTGTCACTCTTGGACTGTACGATCCATCTGATCCAGATTGCCACACACAAAGATGTCAAACTCTCGATACAATGGAAAAAGTCATCTATGTcttctttttaattgagatgTTGTGTAAATGGATGGCCATGGGTCTTTTTGGAAAGATGGCCTATTTTACTGATCCTTGGAATCGCCTTGATTGCTTTATTGTTGCTGCGGG GACCTTTGAGTTAATCTACAACGAAGGAGAGTATCTTAGTGCCGTACGAGCCATCAGAGTTCTCAGACCCTTGCGCGCTATCAACAGAGTACCTA GTATCCGCATTCTGGTGACATTGTTATTGGACACACTACCCATGCTGTGGAATGTCCTTGCCATATGCTTCTTCATCTTCGCTATATTTGGTATTGTTGCTGTGCAATTGTGGGGAGGCGTGCTTAGAGGAAGATGTTTTATTGATGATCGCTTACCAAAAAACGTCTCTCAAAG ttataACTTATCAAACTTTTACGAACCTTCGTTCGATGATCCCGACTTCGTATGTGCATTACCCGACGTACCAGGAATGCAGAAATGCACCAGCGAGTTTATCACACCACTCAAGCATAAAAATGGGGGGCAATGCTCTCTTACGTATGAGTACCACAACAAACCTCTAATTTCAAATCATTCCAATGACTGTGTGGACTGGCATCAATATTACAGAGAGTGCAAACAGGAAGGTGATAACCCTGCTTGGGGAGCCATTGGGTTTGATAATATTTTCATTGCTTGGGTCGCCATTTTTCAG GTGATCACTTTAGAGGGTTGGGCAGATATAATGTACTTTATACAGGATGCACATGGATTTTGGAACTGGATTTATTTTGTCATTCTAATTGTA ATTGCTTCGTATTTTATGACTAACTTGTGTCTAGTTGTGATAACAACGCAAtttcaagaaacaaaacaacgtGAAAATGAACTTTTACGAGCAAGCCGCCGCCGAGAAGGGACGAGTACAAGTACCATAGCAAGCAGTAGATATGGAAAGGATGGCTGTTGGATTGAGATACTTAAGTATATCGAACATTTATTCAAAAGACTTAAAAGAAGATTTCAAAAACGATTTAACTGGAAATATTGCGAAGATTCAAACAAAAGAACGAGAATTTCGAAGCGCAGAAAACGGCGGAAACGGAAAAAGAAATTAGtttaccatcatcatcatcaccaccaccaccatcatcattatcatcatcacgtGTACTGCACAGATCCCGGATGTCAATCCAGTAACGTTCTTCCGGGAGCTTTGAACCTGACGCCAAATGAGTCTTGCGTAGATGTCCAGCAGTCGCAAGGCAAACAGGATAAAGCGAGCACAAACAGACTTACGGTTCCTGGACAGGAACTCAGTAACGGGGAACAAGACAGTATTGGCCGGCCTGGAGGAATACCAACAATTTCTATTATAACTGGTTCCACTTGTTCAGTTCGCAAGGAGCCTACATCTTCATCACAGGGCGAAATGATCACTACGGCAACAGCAGCGGTTGCTGTCAACGGCAGATCTGCCGCTGCTGATATAGCAGCACACACTTTCTTGTCAGCGGCTTCTTTATCCAGTGCAGCCGCAACCGCTACTGCAAGTGCAGCTGCAGCGTCGGCAATACATAACGTTTGTACTTGCGCGGTTGAACACGTCGAGGAAGACATAAAGGTGGATTACGAGTCTGAATGCGTTTATGAAGAGAGCGAAGAGAGTGAGAATGAATTAACGGATAATGAAGAAGCCGGGGACacgtcacaaaaaaaaaagcagtggAAGCGATTTCGTCAGTTGTGTCGCCGCAATGTTGACAGCAAATGGTTTATGTATATCATCATGGGGTCCATATTTCTCAATACTCTTAGCATGGGGATAGAATATCACGGACAG CCTTCAAAGATGACTGAAGTACTTGAAATCTTGAACTACATTTTTACGGCCATATTTGGTCTTGAAATGTTCCTGAAGCTGCTAGGCCTTGGCCCCTATGGATACATCAAAGATCCCTTCAATTTGTTTGACGGCTTCATTGTTATCATGAG TATTGTAGAACTTTTTGGCGATGGTAACAGCAGTATTTCTGTCCTGAGGTCATTCCGATTACTGCGCATATTCAAACTTGTGCGTTTCCTACCAGCACTGCGGCGTCAATTGATGGTAATGATCCACACCATGGACAATGTGATGACATTTCTGGCTTTGTTGGCTCTGTTTATTTTCACCGCCAGTATTCTGGGAATGAACTTGTTCGGCGGCAAGTACTCCTTTGAGAATGAGGAAGGAGAATACGTCACCGCGCGAGCTAATTTTGATGACTTGTTTTGGGCTTTAGTAACTGTTTTCCAG GTTTTGACCCAAGAAGACTGGAACACAGTGATGTACGATGGAATGAGAGCTACTTCTAAGTGGGCTGCTCTATACTTCATCTTGCTGATGACCATTGGAAATTACATCCTATTCAATTTGCTTGTAGCTATCTTAGTGGAAGGATTTGCCAATCAACCG GAAAAAACAGCAAGTACTTTGAGCATCAAATCGGAAGGGTCAAAGCAAGACGAAGGTTACGTGGCATGCAAAGATGTGAGCAACCCATCCTCGCCCCAGGCGCCTTCCCTGGTGTGCGTGAGTCCGAGGCGCTCATCGACAAACGTGGAGTCAGCTAGTGCGCACAATCAGAAAACAAGGAATGATGAAACTTCTGCGCCGATGCAACGCTTACGCTGCTCCTTTCCGTCTCTGTCTCCCAGATGTTCAATGTTTAGAGAT GAATGCCACGTGTCAGCCCCAGCCTCCCCGACCCGGATTTCTCCACGAGTGACACGGAAGGCCTTGTCATTTGGAGACACAACTACAATGGTAATTGTCAATCCAGTGCAAGCTGAAAGGGGTAGTACGACTGATGAGGAG ATGAGTGCACGGGAAGATGACGAAACAGAGGTTAGGATTCAGGACAGCTCGTCATGTTCTTATCAAAGAACAGCTTGGGCCTTATATATCTTTTCACCTTCAAACAA GTTTCGAAAATTGATGATAGCTTTGTACACAAACAAGTGGTTTGATCGCGTTGTACTCACGTTCATCCTCTTGAATTGCGTTGTCATGGCTCTGGAAAGACCGGATCTTCCAGATGAAAGCGAG CTGCAGAAGTTTATTAACATCTGTATGTACATTTTCCTGGGTATCTTCACGTTAGAAATGTTAATTAAG GTAATAGCCCTTGGTCTCTGGGTGGGACCTGGCGCATATCTGCGAAGCACGTGGAATGTGATGGATGGCTTCTTGGTTGTCGTCTCTTGGATTGACGTCATTGTCACCTTGACGACGAACACGGAAAGCTCCATTTTAGGAGTGTTGCGCGTTTTTCGCGCGCTAAGAACACTCAGACCATTGAGAGTGATTAGCAGGGCTCCTGGTCTAAAAGTTGTGGTAGAGACTCTGATAACCTCCTTGAAGCCCATTGGAAACATTGTGCTTATCGCAGCAAcatttttcatcatatttggcATTCTTGGAGTACAG CTGTTTAAAGGAATGTTCTATTACTGTACGGAGGCCTCTGATGTCAATTCGAGAGTTGACTGTCTAAGTAAAGGACACTCGTGGATAAACAAGGAATACAATTTTGATAACTTGGCTAAG GCCCTTTTAACATTGTTCGTCTTTTCTACTAAAGATGGCTGGGTAACCATAATGTATGATGGGATAGATGCTGTCGGTGTTGATAAACAG CCAATAAGAAACTACAACAAATGGAATGTCTTGTACTTCGTGGCGTTTCTGCTGCTCGCCGGCTTTGTGGTGCTCAACATGTTGGTTGGTGTAGTCGTGGAGAATTTTAAAAAGTGCCGTGCTATTATAGAGAAAGACCGCTTAGcggaaaaagagaaagaaaaagaacaagaaaaagctAAAAAGCGGCAGGCAG AAGCAGACAAAGAAGAGGCTGAAGAATTTCTCCAACCTCGGCGGATTTTTCATCGAATTTGCACACATGGTTATTTTGACCTTGGTATATCAGCTGTCATTGTCCTTAATGTCATTTGTATGGCTATGGAACACTATCAGCAACCACAg GAAATGAGTGACTTCTTAGAGTACGCAAACTAtgtgttcactgccatcttcATACTGGAAGGCGTATTAAAAATTTATGCTCTTGGTTTCAAGAAATACATTAAAGAAAG ATGGAATCAGTTGGATCTTATCATAATCTTGCTTTCGATTGTTGGCATTGTTCTGGAGGAAATGGATGCTTCACTGCCAATAAACCCCACAATTATCCGAGTCATGAGGGTTCTCAGAATTGCACGAG ttCTGAAGCTGTTAAAGACGGCTGAAGGAATCCGGAAGTTACTAGATACCGTCGCTGAGGCGTTACCACAA GTTGGCAACTTGGGGCTTCTGTTCCTGCTGATGTTCTTTATATTTGCAGCCTTGGGAATGGAACTCTTTGGCGAAATTG ATTGCAGTGGCGATGTACCGTGCGAGGGATTGGGCCATCATGCACATTTCAAGAATTTTGGATTCGCGATGCTGACTTTGTTTCGTGTTTCCACAGGGGATAACTGGAATGGAATACTAAAG GACATCATAAATAAGAAACGATGCGCAAAGGATCCTTCGACGGGATGCTCAGCCCTCGAACACATTGCTccaatttactttgcaatttttGTGCTCGCAACGCAGTTTGTCCTTCTTAATGTTGTGGTTGCTGTCTTGATGAAGCACTTAGAGGACGCAAAAGAAGAAATTTCTGTTACTTCGTCAAGAGAAGGCGAACTTGAAAACAAACTAGCAACGAAAACTGATGGAGATGGAGAGCAAGACAGTTGCAAAGATGGCCAACCAAATCAGGGTGAGAGCGTTTCAGAGAAAGAAGCAAATAATAACGCCAGCGCTGCTATTTCAACCCCAGTTGGTTTGGATAGACAAGGGCCAAATGACTCAGAAAGTAGTTTGAGTTCCTTTGAGTACGCAGTCAGATCACAGCCAGTCAGTGCTAGCTCAAGACATCGGCTTTCTCCGATGAACAAAACACGATCTAATTGGTGCGCTAATCCAGCAACCCTGCGGCTTCCGCCAATAGGAAGTCAGTCCCGTGCGATTAACAAAATCGGTAGAAGCTCGGAGAAAGTCGATTCATTGACGTCGGGACTACCGAGTCCCGAAAGTGAAAAATCAGACACCAAATCAAGTGACGGACATATATCACCAAGAGCTCCAATTTACGTCATGAGCGAGGATAGTACCGAGATATATGATAGCAATATGGAAGTCGACAGGGAACCGAGTAAAGTTTTCAGACCTGTTAATAACTGCTCAGCCACCCGATCACAATCACCGCACTCAAGTAGTGaggaagaagggcaaaagaagtttttcaaaaagtctttTCGTAAATCAGACCCTAAGCGAGCAAAGAGTTCGGGCAAAAGAGAGTCTAAGACAACAGCCACGGTTGTACCCATACCGAACACTGAACCGGATAAGCAGGAAATCAAACCAGTTAAACCAAATGCACGATGGGCTACTCCAGCGTTTAGTGGCGTACAACCACCGGGCATACGCAAGGACATTAAGCTTGAACCGTCTGTCACAACGAAAAAAGACGAAGACAAAAGCTATGAGATGCAAAGCTACGTATAG
- the LOC138059046 gene encoding uncharacterized protein, which produces MEKNPVKLYVYDISKGFASQLSPMLLGKRINGVWHTGIVCYDREFFYGSGGIQSCMPGGTILNIPDEVIDLGETEITQDVFIEYLHGIGQQDFRPEKYHLFEHNCNTFSCEVAIFLTGNKIPQHIQDLPSEVLGTSFGQMIRPLIDSMTVTPAAEPGVSTTASVSSSLNGPETIFEPRKTSSGAIRLREKADGCQSASLRKPNTYNQVDTHTALYLKENFMSAEGFSDKDASHFDELQQCFESNKTTEVNERQIEFLDRVFEKFSSQEEGGLAFQQTLRLLQVFSSCEKLFSKSKGLQEMVKKTFGIFPSVTSCSTQVECVKLFCCVVSHRTGHSFMFQDSLPVPLAAVTVNCLLSKDSALQSAGAALVSNIARYQVHEDIALECSTAVIEVLSQDISSDTGHNCLYAVRRFIEVSSEVTGLASVMGVNVDKFKGINPEMDQLCDNLGKLLS; this is translated from the exons ATGGAAAAAAATCCGGTCAAACTGTACGTTTATGATATTTCAAAAGGGTTTGCAAGCCAATTATCCCCTATGCTTCTGG GAAAGAGAATTAACGGAGTTTG GCATACTGGTATAGTTTGTTATGACAGGGAATTCTTTTATGGAAGTGGTGGAATACAGAGTTGTATGCCA GGGGGTACAATTCTCAACATTCCAGATGAAGTAATAGATTTAGGAGAAACTGAAATTACTCAAGATGTCTTTATTGAGTACTTACATGGAATTGGGCAACAGGATTTTcg ACCTGAAAAATATCATCTGTTTGAACACAACTGTAACACATTCTCATGTGAAGTGGCCATATTCTTGACAGGGAATAAAATACCTCAACACATTCAAGACCTCCCTTCTGAGGTTCTGGGCAC ATCCTTTGGTCAGATGATAAGACCTTTAATTGACTCCATGACAGTCACACCTGCAGCTGAACCAGGGGTGTCAACTACAGCCTCAGTGTCATCATCATTAAATGGACCTGAAACTATTTTTGAACCAAGGAAAACATCTTCTGGTGCAATAAGGCTTAGAGAAAAGGCAGATGGTTG TCAAAGTGCTTCATTGAGGAAACCTAACACGTACAATCAAGTTGAT ACACACACGGCACTTTATCTCAAAGAGAATTTTATGAGTGCTGAGGGATTTTCAGACAAAGATGCTAGTCATTTTGACGAACTACAACAGTGCTTTGAAAGTAATAAAACAACAGAAGTTAATGAAAGGCAAATCGAATTCCTGG ATCGGGTTTTTGAGAAATTCTCTTCACAAGAGGAAGGAGGCCTTGCATTTCAGCAAACTCTACGTCTTCTGCAAGTGTTTTCATCATGCGAGAAACTCTTTTCTAAGTCCAAAG GACTACAGGAGATGGTCAAGAAGACCTTTGGGATTTTTCCGAGTGTAACTTCTTGTTCGACACAAGTTGAATGCGTTAAATTG TTTTGTTGTGTTGTAAGCCACAGGACGGGCCATTCATTCATGTTTCAAGATAGTCTCCCTGTTCCTCTTGCTGCTGTTACTGTGAATTGTCTTCTGAGTAAAGACTCTGCCCTTCAATCAGCCGGTGCTGCTTTAGTTTCAAATATCGCCAGATATCAG gtCCATGAAGACATTGCTCTAGAATGTTCTACAGCTGTTATTGAAGTTCTTAGCCAGGACATATCCTCAGACACAG GTCATAATTGTTTGTATGCTGTAAGGCGATTTATTGAAGTTAGCTCAGAG GTGACTGGCCTCGCGAGCGTGATGGGTGTTAATGTCGACAAGTTCAAAGGCATCAATCCCGAAATGGACCAACTTTGTGATAACTTGGGGAAGTTGTTGAGCTGA